The stretch of DNA GGATACAAGGTGAATATGCTTTAGCGTTAGTACCCAATTTGGATGCTAATCAATTGGATTGGTTATTGATTGCCGAAAAAACTCCTACTGTTAATACAGATAATGCGATCGCTACATTAGATAGTTTAGCGTCAGATCAAGGTTTGAATGTCGGTAATTTTGAGGTTGAAAATAGTCAAGTTACAGCATGGACAAAACTAAAAACCTCTGCCCGTAATCAATTAGTTAGTTTAAATGCCGAAGTTAAAGGTGCGCACACAAATCAAGAAGACTATGTAATCTTAGCTAGATCGGTTGAAACCATTACCAAAGCGATCAAACCCAATCATACTTCGATCTTAGAACAACCAAACTTGCAAAAAGCGATCGCATCCTTACCAACAAATAATGATGGTTATGTTTATCTTGATTGGGAAACAGGAAAATCCATTTTTGAGCAAAAATTACCAATTATTAGAGTAGTGGAATTGGCTGCCCAATCTTTCTTTAGTCATTTAAAATCTCTTACTATTACTAGTTTAGGTAGTGAAAATGGCATCCGTCGCGCAACGATTTACTTTAATTTAGATTTTTCGTAAAAATTTTTCTACCTATGATCGATTTTCTTGACGATCTGGGTATTAAAGAAGTAGTAACGCAATTACTATACTTCTAAATTTATGAATGTAGCGGTAAAAGAACCAGTCTACATAATTATTCCCATCCATAATCGCAAACAGATTAGCTTAAAGTGTCTGGAAAATCTGAATCAGTGTGGCGATTTACAACGATATCACGTAGTAGTGGTTGATGATGGTTCTACTGATGGAACTACAGAAGCAATTAATTGTCTTTATCCTGATGTAATTGTACTTCCTGGCGATGGTAATTTATGGTGGACAGGTGCAATTAAAAAGGGGATGGAATATTCTTACCAGCAAGGTGCAGAGTATTTTATTTGGTTAAATGATGATACTTTATCGAATAAAGGTGCAATTCAATCTCTAGTTTCAGTTTGTTCTTTGTCTCCTAACAAAATTGTTAGTGGACAATGTTATGCTACAACTGAGTTAAAAATGCCTACTTATGGAGGACAAAGAAAAAAAGGTCTTTCTTTAAATTTGTTATATGCTCCTCAAACAGAAGTAATTAAGTGTGACTGTATGAGTGGTAATTTTGTATGTTTACCACGCTCAATTATTGAAAAAATTGATTTTCCCCCTAATGAGAAATTTCCTCATTGTCTGGCAGATATAGTCTATACTTGGGAAGCGAAAAAAGCTGGTTATCAATTAGAAGTTTTAGGTTGTGCAATTGCCGTTTGTGAGTTTAATCCTCTTTTTGAAGGTTGGTCATCTAATCCTATTCCAATGAAAGAACACTGGAAAATAATAAACTCTCCTAAATCTAATTTGTATCCTCCAGCTTATTGGTTTTATAGTCAAACTTTTTATGGGTGGATGGGAATTATTATTTTCATTCAAGGATATTTTCGTTTACTTTTATTTACGATCGCGCGTTTAATTTTGCCTTTATATTTTCTAAAAAAATTAAAGATTTGTAAAAATAAAATAATTACTAATTATAAAAAAAAATTAAATGAACAATGATAGAAAAATAAATTTATTTATCATTATTCCCGTACATAATCGTAAACAAATCACACTTGCCTGTTTAGAAAATCTTAAAATTTGTAACGCTCTACAAAAATATCAAGTAGTAGTTGTAGATGATGGCTCTAGTGATGGAACTACAGAAGCAATAAATGATTTATATCCGAGTGTAGTTGTTTTAAAAGGTGATGGTAATTTATGGTGGACGGGCGCAATTAATATAGGAATGAAATATGCGTATCAACAAAACGCAAGTCATTTTATTTGGCTAAATGATGATTGCATATTGTCCCATAATACTTTGACTTACTTAATTAGTTTTGTTGAACGAGAAAATCAAAGAGCTATTGTTGGCTGTCAAGGTATTGAATTAGAAAATACGACAGCTTTAGCTTTTGGTGGTAAAGTAAAAACCTGGCGAGGCTATCGATTTATTGATTTGCCTTTCAACACAATAAATACTTGTGATTTACTTAGTGGTAATTTAGTTTGTATTCCTCGATTAGTAGTTGACACTATTGGCTATCCAAATCCAAAAAAATTACCTCATTATGGAGGAGATTCTTTATATTTAATTCGTGCTAAAAAAGCAGGTTTTGAAATATTTGTAGATAATAGAAGTTTAGTTTATAACCAAAAACAACAAGAATCTCATTTATATCCAAAAAATTGGCTAATTGCACAAGGTAATGCTTGGAAAATAATTCAACTAGTTTTTATTCCTCAGTCTGGATTAAGTTGGCGAGTATGGTTAAGTATTAATTGGGAAGCATATTCTTACTGGGGTTTAATTATGTTTTCAAAAAAATATTTTTTTTTAATTGTAATTACTTGTTTAAGATTTTTACCTTTCCAATTGAGAAATTATTTATTTAAAAATTGTAAGTAGTATTGATATACTAATAAGTTTTAATCATGAGTTGTATTAGTGTTGTAATTACTTGTTATTCTGAAGGAAAGCTACTTTTTGATGCAGTAAACAGTATACTGAATCAACCACTATCAGCTTTATAAATAATTATTGTTTGTGACGGATCACATCATCAACCGACTATTGATGTATGTAAAGAATTGCAGAAAAATACTCAAATTCAATTACTATGGCGTGATACCAACGGAGGAACGTCAGTAGCTAGAAATGATGGGTTTGAAGCTGCAAAAGGAGAAATTTTAGTACCGCTTGACGCAGATGATATTTTACCTAAAAATTCTTTAAGTTTGATTTTACAAACTTTTGAAAAGCATCCAGATGCAGGTTTTGTTTATGGAAGCTATTTAAAACAATATCAGGCAGGAGTTGAAGGAAAAATAATTAATCCTGGTAAGATTAATTTAAAATCAATGCTCCAAGCTAAACCATTTACTTTAAGTACCAATTGGAAATTATTAGGTACAACTCCATTACGTAAATCATTATGGCAATCAGTAGGGGGTTATGATTGTGATTTTGGCATTAAAGATTTACATGATGTTGAATTTTGGATGAGAGCATTTGCTTCTGGATGTAGTTATTATCAAATTCCTGACGTTATTTATATTTGGCGTAAATATTTAGGCAATAATAGCAGTAAAGTTACTCCTCTTTCTTGGTATCGTATTGCTCAAAAACATTTTTTAATATATCAAAACTTAGGTTTAGAGTATCGTGCTTATGAGCTTTTACTTTTAGGGAGTAAATGGCTAAATCAATCAGGAGATATACAAATTTTTTCTGAACAATTAAGGCAATTTATATTTAGAGGAAATTTTCAATTATCTACCTTAATTGCTTTTGGAGTTTCCCCGAGTTTATTTCGATTAATAGCTAAATGTGCTAGTCAAAGACGTTAATTTTTTATAGTATATAAAAAATATTATTTTCTAATTATAATTTTCTCGTAAAATAGAGTTTGATTACTAATTTTATTCTTGGTACTAAAGAAACAAACAAGGATTGATCTTAAAATAAGCTCCCAATTTTTTTGCTTGTGCTTTGCTAATGGCTCGTTTGCCGTTAACTATCGAAGAGATTAAACCTTTTGAAGGACTAATAATTCCAACTAAAATTAGTCTTGGATTGAAGATTTGGCTAAAGTTGCCATTATATTTTTGAGTAAATACTGCTAGACTAAACTTAGTCTATAAACTAAGTCTATATGGAAATCGTTAATATTCACCAAGCTAAAACTCAGTTGTCCAAACTGCTGACACGGGTAGCGTTAGGAGAAGAATTTGTTATTGCTAATCGAGGAGTACCCGTAGCAAAACTTTCTCCTTATCAAAAAACTATTACTACTCCTCGAACGCCAGGAAGACTAGCAGGTCAAATTGAAATTGCCGAAAATTTTGACGAAGTAGACGAACATATCCTTCGTTTATTTGAAGGAGAAGAAGCTTGAAACTTCTTTTGGATACTCATTGCTGGTTATGGTGGTTGAATGAACCGCAAAAATTAACCTCTTCGATGCAACAAGCCATCTGCGATTCTGAAAATGAATTATTTCTTTCTGTAGCAAGTATTTGGGAAATTGCCATTAAGGTAGCTATTGGCAAACTTACAATTCCCCAACCTTTATCTCAATTAGTTACCGAACAATTACCGCTAGACGGTATCAACACTCTCGATATCCGAATGATTCACGTTCTCAAGATTGAAGAGTTACCACTTCATCATCAAGATCCTTTTGATCGCATTTTAATAGCACAAGCAATTTGTGAAAATCTGACTATTATGACTTGCGATCGCAAATTTGTTGCTTATCCAGTTTCTCTTAAAAAATAATTAGTTAAGAAACCAGTAACGGTGCTGCGGATAACAACTTTTGGGTATAAGGATGCTTGGGTGAAGTAAAAATCTTTTCCTTACTATCTAACTCGACAATTTGACCCCCATTCATTACCGCAATGCGATCGCAGAAAAATCGAGCAACCCAAAGATCGTGAGTGATAAAGAGGTAAGTAAGGTTAAATTCTGCTTTTAATGCCAACATTAACTCTAATACTTGGGTTTGTACTGTCGCATCCAACATACTGACGGGTTCGTCGCAAATAACTAACTGAGGATTAGTAATCAAAGCACGAGCGATCGCAACTCGTTGTTGTTGTCCTCCTGATAATTCGCTCGGATAACGATGATAATATTGTTCTACTGGAGTTAAACCCACTTTTTGAAGCATCATAGCTACTTTTTGCTTCGCTTCGGCAGGTGTAGCTAGTTTATGAATTAATAAAGGATCGGCGATACTATCTCCTACAGTCATTAAAGGATTGAGACAAGCGTGGGGATCTTGAAAAATCATTTGCAGTTGACGGCGTTTTTGACGCATTTGCGATCGTGATAGTTTAGTCAAATCTTCTCCCATAAATTCTACCGATCCGCTAGTGGGTTTAATTAGCTGCAAAATCGTGCGGGAAAGAGTACTTTTACCACAACCAGATTCTCCGACTAATCCTAAAGTTTCGCCTGGATAGAGATCGAAATTAATTCCATCTACAGCCTTAATAACATTCTTTTGTTGAGAAAATAATTGCTGAACGAAATTACTTTCTAAAGTGAAATGCTGTTTTAAATCTTTTAGCCGTAGGATGGGTTGGGGATGATTTAATTTGGACGAATCACCATTCGCCTCTACAGCTTGTAAATGCAACGCTGCTTCTAATAAAGACTGGGTATATTCGTGTTGAGGATGATGAAGAATCGATTTAACTGCACCAGACTCAACCATCTTACCGTTATACATAACCGCCACGCGATCGCAATATTCCCCAATCATCGCCAAATCGTGGGAAATTAATAATAAAGCCATTGACCTTTCCTTACATAAACGAGTCAATTCCGTTAAAATCTCTGCCGAAACAGTCACATCAAGACTAGTAGTAGGTTCATCGGCAACAATCATTTTAGGATTGAGAAGTAAAGCAAGAGCGATCGCAACTCTCTGACGCATTCCACCACTAAATTCATGGGGATATTGTCCCCAACGATTAGCAGGTATCCTCACCGCATCTAAAGCTTCAATTGCTTTTTGTTTCGCTTCACGATGAGATAAATTTGGTTGATGTGCTTTTAAAGTTTCCAAACAATGATCGCCAATTGTCATTAAAGGATCGAGACGCGTCATCGGATCCTGAAAGACTAAAGCCACGACTTCACCACGAAATTGACGTAATTGACGGGGATTTAAGTCAAAAACCGACTTATGATTAAAGTTTACTGTTCCTTCAGTGCTGCTACCATCAGGTAACAACCGCATAATTGCCCTACCAATAGTAGACTTCCCACAGCCAGACTCTCCGACTAAACCCAATTTTTCCCCAGGATTGAGAGAAAATGAGACATCATCAACAGCCCAAATAGTTTCAGATTGAGATTTGCGGGGATAAGCAACTCTGAGATTGTTAACTTCCAGTAGAGTCATAGATGCTAGCAGTTAGAAGAAATATAGCAAGTCTACTGCATTTTAATTACTGAAGGAAAAAGTTGCAGCTTTTCCAAGAAAAAAAATATATACAAAAAAGTTTTTATAAACTTCTTTGATTAGATAAATATTCAATTTTTTCTCCTGCAAATTCTTCAAATAATTGCCGATGACTTTGAAGAGAAAATTCATCATCTCTTGTCTCGTATTCTTTTACCCAATCGAGCAACATGGTTAGATTTTCATGCTGAGCCTCTGGAGAAGGATATTTATGAGATTCCCAGGGACGAGCAAGACAGTTTTGCACGCAGGTATCAATCCCAGGATTAAGAAAAATCAACTTAGTACAATGACGAATAGCTTCTGTTAACAAGCTGGAATAACAACCTTCAATTACCCAATTGTCATTAGTTTTAATAAATTCAGATAAATCTTTTAAACTATCTTCCATGTTTCTCCTGACAGTAGGATTTTCTACTTCCCAGGCTAAAGTATCTAGATCGAGATGTGCTAATTCGTAATTCTGCTTCAAAGCTAATGCCATCGTCGATTTTCCTGAACCAGAATTACCAAAAATTACTATTTTATTCACAAGCTAATTGAAGATCTTGCAATGCGATCGCTCTCATAATACACCAGTAACCAATCAACTATCAACCATTCACAAAAATCTAGATGTTTACGCTAATTCTAAAACCTAAAAACCGCTATAAATTTCATCCCTACTATTTCCCGATCGCTTTCTAACTTGAAATTAGTTATATTTAGGAAGTAGTATATGCGACACATTGGTATTATTGGTGCTGGTCAAGCTGGTTTATACTTAGGTTTTAGTTTAATTGAAGCAGGTTATCGAGTCACTCTGTTTGCTGAACGTTCTCCTGAAGAAATTTTTAATAGTCAACCTTCTGCATTGGCAGTATTGTTTTCTGATGCGCTGGAATTAGAACGTAATTTGGGACTTGATTTTTGGAGTGATGAGTTTGATGGTTGCGAACAATTCCTTTGTCAAGCATACGATTCTGAAGGAAATTTACTCTTAAAATTCTCTTCTGCTATAGAAAAACCTTGGCAAGCGATCGATCAACGTCTCAAATTTTCGCTGTGGATGCAAGAGTTTGTTCGTCGAGGTGGTGAACTAATTGTAAAAACTGTCACCATAGCTGATTTAGAAGAATGTGCTAAAAAGTATGATTTAGTCGTCGTAGCTGGTGGAAGAGGAGAAATTTCTAGATTATTTGAACGAGATAAAAAAAAATCAATCCATAACCAACCAAAAAGACATTTAGCAGGAATAATTATTAAAAACCATTCAGTTTCCCAGAAAACTTTTAAACTAGCTAATCTTCCTGGTATTGGCGAGATTATTCAAACTACTTTTTTCCACAAGTATCAAATTCCTACTACTGCGATCGGTTTTGAAGCCTATCCAGGCGGTATGATGGATCGTTTTAGTCAAGTACAAAATGGTCAAGAACTTTTAGCGATCGCTAAAGAAACTATCAAACAGTTTTTACCTGGAGACTACGAATTAATTAAGGATAGCGAACTTGCCGATCCACAAGGTTGGTTACGTGGCGCAGTTACTCCTACTGTTCGTAAACCAGTTGCTTATTTACCTTCTGGTGCAATGGTGATGGGAATTGGTGATGCGGTGATTCTTAATGATCCTATCTGCGGACAAGGAGCAAATAGTGCTACAAAAATGTCTAAATTAGTTACACAAAGAATTATTGAGGTTGGTCAAGGTAGCTTTGAACCTACTTGGATAGAAGCAGTTTTTGAAGAATTTTGGCAATATTCCCAATACGTTAATGCTTATGCAGATTGTTTACTAGAACCTCCTGCCCATTTACCAAAGATTTTGATGGCAATGGCAGAAAATCCAGCCATAGTTACAGATTATCTCAACGGAGTTAATCATCCTCCCGCATTATCCCCTTGGTTTTTTAAACCAGACGCAGCAGAACAATATCTAGCTAAGAAAAATTTGTTAATTTAGCGATTTCTTTTCTGAAAAACTGAAAATGTAGAGTTAATCGCCAAGTAACTGACAAAATTTCTGTTGCTCGTTTTCTTTCTCAACTACGCAAATTATTTTGCACAATTACTTATTAAAAGACAGAATATTTGACAACTCCAAATTGATCGCTGATAACAGTGGAAGCAAATTTTCTAACTGAGTAGCAATGAAAATCGGAGTGGCTGTCCTAGGGGTAGGACGTTGGGGAGTGCATTTTGTCAGGAATATGTCTCAACATTCTCAAGTAGAATTAGTTGCGATCGCAGACCCTCATCCTAGTCAATTAAATTACTGTGTCCAACAGTTTGGCATCGATCCAACCAAAGTAACTTTAGCGACTGACTGGGAAACTATCCGAGAATTAGACAATCTTCATGCCATAGTGGTGGCTACCCCTGCGTCTACACATTACGACCTGATTTATGATGCTCTTTCCAGAGGTTATCATGTTCTAGCCGAAAAACCCCTTACTCTCAATCCTGAACAATGTCTGGAACTAACCAAATTAGCTACATCCAAACAGTTACAATTGTTAGTCGATCATACTTATTTATTTAATTCAGTCGTTCAAAAAGGTCAACAAGTAATTCAATCAGGTAAATTAGGTCAATTACGCTACGGCTATGCCACTCGTACTCATTTAGGACCCGTCCGTCAAGATGTTGATGCCCTTTGGGATTTAGCTATTCATGACATTGCAATTTTTAATCATTGGTTAGGACAAACTCCAATCAAAGTTCAAGCTAGAGGAAAAGTTTGGTTACAACCAGAACATCAAATGATTATTTCTAACCAGGTTGGGTTAGCGGATTTAGTTTGGTTGACTCTGTTTTATCCTGACGGTTTTGAGGCAAATATTCATCTGTGTTGGTTAAATCCTGATAAACAAAGAAGACTATGTGTAGTTGGTAATGAAGGTACTTTAATTTTTGATGAAATGTCCCAAGCAACACCTTTAACGATCCAACAAGGTTATTTTGCTCAAGAAGGCGATAAATTTATTCCTCAAGGACAAAATTGCCAAATTATTGCCACCGAACCAGCCGAACCCCTTTCTCAAGTATGCGATCGCTTTATTACTGATATTCTCAAGGGTAGTAGTTCCACTCTCTCCTCTGGTTGGGTAGGAACACAATTAGTGCAAATTTTGACTGGTTTGACTCGTTCTTTAGAACAACAAGGGGAAATTATTGCTCTACCTACTTTTAGTTCCTAGACGAACCCTTACTAAAGGCGATCGCTTTAGGCATTACTTTTGTTACGGTAAGGGGTAAACAGTCCTACTGGTTTGTACAATTTGCCTGGGGATATCCTGTGCCTACTCATTTTAGACATGAATTTAAAGAGTTGATGAAGAGATAAATTTAGTCGCTTGATTAGGATAAGTTAAAGGGTAATTGAGCGAATTTTGAGCGGATAAACAGATTGTGGTTCTGTGTGTTGTGGTCAGAACTCCCGATTATAAAGTAGCGCAGCCAACGAGCGTGGAGGGAGTCGAACCCCCGACCAACAGAACCGGAATCTGTTGCTCTATCCACTGAGCTACACGCCCTTACGATTATTAAGAATAACACGTCTTAACTAAATTTAAAGTAAGCTCTTCTAAACTGTAGCAAGAGATTAATACCTACTAAGATGATGTTTTGTTGGATAGTTATGTTATCGATAAGGCAAAGCAGAAGGACGAGACTTTTAAACGCCACTGCCACAAAAGATTGATTTCAAGAAAATCTGGGCATATTAGTAGCACGTTGCTTTTTGAGTAATGTTTTGCCCGCTCGATTAATTAAGGTAATGGCTACTATAACTTCTCAAGGCTCTACCATTTCGTTAGCAAAGATTTTTGGATTATTTACTGTTTGCTTTTATGTTTTATTTACTTTATTAGCTGATAGCCATAGTTTAATGGTTCTTTATCCTGTGGTTTTGCTTTGGCAAATAGGTTTGATGCTGCCTATTTTGTGGTTACTCATGCTAGTTTGGCAGGGAAAAAAATTAGCTTTAGGTAATCATTTAGATTGGCTAGTTGGATTGGGTTTAATTGCTGTGGTTATTTCTACAGTTTTTGCTCAATTTAAATCACAAGCAATTTGGTATGGTTGGGCAGCTTTTGGTTTAATTGCTGTTATTTATTTAGTTAATTATTATGGTGCTACTCCGCAAAATAGATTTCGATTTTTAGTTAAACAAGGATATTTAAATTTAGCTTTAATTATTGTTAGTTTATGTTTGTGGTTTACTCAAACATTACTACCAGAGTTAGCTCGTTTGCAACAACTGAAACAATCGGGAATTAATTTAGCTTTTGATTTTTCAACTATAGAATTACGGAATTGGTCACCTTTTGGACATCAAAACTATGTCGCTGGTTATTTAGTTTTAGCTTTACCTTTATTAATTGGTTTGACTATTTTGGCAACAGATTGGCGACGTTGGTTGTGGTTGAGTGGATGTATTTTAGGATTACTCGATCTTTATACTACTAGTTCACGGGGTGGTTGGTTAGCGGTAATTGCAACTTTTGTGATTGGTTTATTAATTCTCTTGTGTTTTAGTCCTTTACCTCGTCTTTGGCTAGTTTTGGGAGGAATAGGTAGTTTGATTGGGCTTAGTTTGGTGATTTTAGCTAATAATCGTTTCAATAATTTGATTATGGCAGTCATTAAAGGACAAGGAGGATCAGAATTGGCTTATCGCACTATCAATGCGGTAATCGGTTGGCGGATGGGAATTAGTCACCTTTGGACTGGAGTAGGATTGGGTAATGTTGCTTTACTTTATCAAAGGTATCGTCCTACTTGGGCAGGAAGAGAATCAGAATTAGCATTTCAATTACATAGTACTCCTGTTCAGCTTTGGGCTGAAATTGGTATTTGGAGTGTAGTGTTAGAAGTAGGCACGAGCGCATTTTTGGGGTTTTTCTTATTCAAATTGTTGCGTGAGGGCAATAATTTAGTTACAAGCGATCGCATTTTGAGTTGGTGTCTTTATGCTAGTTTGTTTGCTTACGGGGTAATGAGTCTGACTGATTATCAGTTAGATAATATGGCAATTAGCGGTACTTTAGTTTTATTTGGGGGTATTTTAGCTGCTATTTGGCGGTCAAACTCTTCTTGGCAACGGCAATTAAAAAAAGTTCAATCCAGTTTGAGTTTAGTAGGATTAGGAATTACTTTGGCTGTAATAATTTGGTTGTTTCCTGTACATCGTGCTTGGCAACTTTCTAGTCAAGGTTTTATGGCACTCAATCAAGGAGACAAAAATACTTTTATTGAAAAATTAACAAAAGCTAATCAGTTAGCACCTTGGGAACCTTATTATTCCGCTCAACTTGGTTGGAATTTGGGTGAATTTGCGCTAGCAAGTAGTAATGTAGAGGAAAAACAGCAATTATCTCTAGCAGCAATTGAATGGTTGCAAAAATCAATCACTGCATCACCTTATTCAGAATTTGGTTATAGTAATCTTGGTTGGTTAGTTTTAAATAGTAATCCTTCAGCAGCAACTCAAGCCTTTGTTAAATCAGCAGAATTGATTCCAGCTAAACGCGGTGTTTTCTACGGTTTGGGAGTTAGTTTATTAGTGCAAAGACAAATAGATTTAGCTACAGAAGCCTTTACTTTAGAAATTTTACGTGATCCTGTGTTTGTTACTAGCCCTGTTTGGCAATCTCCTTTGCTAAGACAAATTTATCCTTTAGTTTTAAATCGCTTAGAAACTAAATATAGTGAATTGATTAAACAAAATTCTGACAATTCCTTTTGGCATCTTTGTCGAGGTAGTTTGTATTGGTGGGAAGGAAATTTAGCAGCAGCAAAACAAGATTGGCAACCTTTAGCTAATCCTTTAACAGAAATATTGCTTGAAATTGATTCTGATTCAGAATTAAAAGCTAAAATCAATGCTTTACCAAAATCATCAACTCAATTACTCCTTAAAGCTTGGTTTGAGCCAGAAAATCGACCTCAATTACTCCAACAAGCATGGTTGCTACACAAAGATCATATGCCTTCTTCTTTACATCAGGAGTTATTAATCTCAATGGCACAAGCAAATAGCTTGAGAGAATGGTTAATTATCAAAAATCCTATTATTCCATATCGTCGAGAACGTTCAGGATTTGGTGTAGTTAGTCGTCATATTGATGGCACTATCCCTAATGATTTTTTAGTAGTAGTTGATCATATCGCGATCGCAACTTGGTTTGAAAGTATCTTTCCTTCACCAATTTACTTTCCTGATCTTGATCGCATTTTACAAACGCAACGCGATACTTTATTAAAAACTATCTTGGCAAGCAAATAATTGAGATTATATTCAAGTTTTTTATTTGTTTAAAATTCTCAATAGCGCTCGCTATGTAACAACAATTGGCTGAGATATACTAAAAAAAACTAAACCAAGAGTGCCAAAGATAATTTAGAAAATAAACAAAAAACTAATCTTTAAATAATTGCGATCGCTATTTGAAATCTTGCAGATAAAATAAGACTAAATTCGATTCACAAAACCGATTTTAATAAAAGAGCTAGTTACACTCTAATATTTAGTTAAATCTTTTATTATTCATTTTTTCCAGAATTAATAGTAGTTAAAATTTTAGTTTCAGACTCAACTTCTGCTTGTCTTTCTTTTTCTTGAATTTGAAATTGTACTAATTGTTTTTCAATTTCAGTACGGATAGTTTGACGATATTCAAGAAAATGTTCGTTATGGGCGCACACAGTTAAATAATGTTCCCAAACCGCAGGATTATGTTTAAAAATTCCGAATAAATGATGCCAGAATTGCCAGCGAG from Stanieria cyanosphaera PCC 7437 encodes:
- a CDS encoding O-antigen ligase family protein, whose amino-acid sequence is MATITSQGSTISLAKIFGLFTVCFYVLFTLLADSHSLMVLYPVVLLWQIGLMLPILWLLMLVWQGKKLALGNHLDWLVGLGLIAVVISTVFAQFKSQAIWYGWAAFGLIAVIYLVNYYGATPQNRFRFLVKQGYLNLALIIVSLCLWFTQTLLPELARLQQLKQSGINLAFDFSTIELRNWSPFGHQNYVAGYLVLALPLLIGLTILATDWRRWLWLSGCILGLLDLYTTSSRGGWLAVIATFVIGLLILLCFSPLPRLWLVLGGIGSLIGLSLVILANNRFNNLIMAVIKGQGGSELAYRTINAVIGWRMGISHLWTGVGLGNVALLYQRYRPTWAGRESELAFQLHSTPVQLWAEIGIWSVVLEVGTSAFLGFFLFKLLREGNNLVTSDRILSWCLYASLFAYGVMSLTDYQLDNMAISGTLVLFGGILAAIWRSNSSWQRQLKKVQSSLSLVGLGITLAVIIWLFPVHRAWQLSSQGFMALNQGDKNTFIEKLTKANQLAPWEPYYSAQLGWNLGEFALASSNVEEKQQLSLAAIEWLQKSITASPYSEFGYSNLGWLVLNSNPSAATQAFVKSAELIPAKRGVFYGLGVSLLVQRQIDLATEAFTLEILRDPVFVTSPVWQSPLLRQIYPLVLNRLETKYSELIKQNSDNSFWHLCRGSLYWWEGNLAAAKQDWQPLANPLTEILLEIDSDSELKAKINALPKSSTQLLLKAWFEPENRPQLLQQAWLLHKDHMPSSLHQELLISMAQANSLREWLIIKNPIIPYRRERSGFGVVSRHIDGTIPNDFLVVVDHIAIATWFESIFPSPIYFPDLDRILQTQRDTLLKTILASK